The following proteins come from a genomic window of Solwaraspora sp. WMMA2065:
- a CDS encoding FAD-dependent oxidoreductase has product MSDAVVVGAGIIGLSCAVRLQQRGLRVTVVTAHPVEQTVSAVAAAVWYPTRTDGTSRVLDWARRTFDELADQARQPVPGVVMRPTRMLLRTPVDDPPWWAAAVPDLRYCPVTPVVPATGAGPAGEVVAEWRCTVPTVEMRPYLDWLTRRFVSAGGVLRQRDLCNLAEAGQLAPVVVNATGLAAGRLAADPAVHPIRGQVVLVANPGIATSVRDEHHPDGATYVHPRRRDVVLGGTFEPGVDGELPDPATSRAIRARCAALVPELAGAAVLAQRVGLRPGRHGGARVEADPAPPAGVTQLIHCYGHGGAGVTLSWGCADEVASLAVEPA; this is encoded by the coding sequence GTGTCTGACGCGGTGGTGGTCGGAGCCGGCATCATCGGGCTCAGCTGTGCCGTCCGGCTGCAGCAACGGGGACTACGGGTGACCGTGGTCACCGCCCACCCCGTCGAGCAGACCGTGTCGGCGGTGGCCGCCGCGGTCTGGTACCCGACCCGGACCGACGGCACGTCCCGGGTGCTCGACTGGGCCCGTCGCACCTTCGACGAACTGGCCGACCAGGCCCGGCAGCCGGTCCCGGGGGTGGTGATGCGACCGACCCGGATGCTGCTGCGTACCCCGGTCGACGATCCACCGTGGTGGGCGGCGGCCGTTCCCGACCTGCGTTACTGCCCGGTCACCCCGGTGGTGCCGGCCACCGGCGCCGGTCCGGCCGGTGAGGTGGTTGCCGAGTGGCGGTGCACGGTGCCCACCGTGGAGATGCGACCGTACCTGGACTGGCTCACCCGACGGTTCGTCTCCGCTGGCGGCGTCCTGCGCCAGCGTGACCTGTGCAATCTGGCCGAGGCGGGCCAGCTGGCGCCGGTGGTGGTGAACGCCACCGGCCTGGCCGCCGGTCGGTTGGCCGCCGATCCGGCGGTGCATCCGATCCGCGGCCAGGTGGTGCTGGTGGCCAATCCCGGCATCGCCACCTCGGTACGCGACGAACACCACCCCGACGGCGCCACGTACGTGCACCCCCGGCGGCGCGACGTCGTGCTCGGCGGCACGTTCGAGCCGGGCGTCGACGGCGAACTGCCCGACCCGGCGACGAGCCGGGCGATCCGGGCCCGCTGCGCCGCCCTCGTTCCCGAGCTGGCCGGTGCGGCGGTCCTCGCCCAGCGGGTCGGGCTGCGGCCCGGGCGGCACGGCGGTGCCCGGGTGGAGGCCGATCCGGCGCCGCCGGCCGGGGTCACCCAGCTGATCCACTGCTACGGCCACGGCGGTGCCGGCGTGACGCTGAGCTGGGGCTGCGCCGACGAGGTGGCGTCGCTCGCGGTCGAGCCTGCGTGA
- a CDS encoding thioredoxin family protein, with protein MAVTSEMVPLGTPAPDFALADVSGHVVRRDDFADAPALLVAFVCNHCPYVKHVEVGLAKVLAEFPNLAVVGICTNDVDAYPDDAPAQLAAQAQRAGWTFPYLVDATQQIGRAYQAVCTPDFFLYGADRTLAYRGAFDDSTPGNGKPVTGAALRAAIELVLAGQPVPEPHQPSMGCSIKWRS; from the coding sequence ATGGCTGTCACCTCAGAGATGGTGCCGTTGGGCACCCCCGCGCCCGACTTCGCGCTGGCGGACGTCTCCGGTCACGTGGTCCGCCGCGACGACTTCGCCGACGCCCCGGCGCTGCTCGTCGCCTTTGTCTGCAACCACTGTCCCTACGTGAAGCATGTCGAGGTCGGACTCGCCAAGGTGCTCGCCGAGTTCCCGAACCTGGCAGTCGTCGGCATCTGCACCAACGACGTCGACGCCTACCCCGATGACGCCCCCGCGCAACTCGCCGCGCAGGCCCAGCGGGCCGGCTGGACGTTCCCGTACCTCGTCGACGCCACCCAGCAGATCGGGCGCGCCTACCAGGCGGTGTGCACACCGGACTTCTTCCTGTACGGCGCCGACCGCACCCTGGCCTACCGGGGCGCGTTCGACGACTCCACCCCGGGCAATGGCAAGCCGGTCACCGGGGCGGCGCTGCGGGCCGCGATCGAACTGGTGCTGGCCGGGCAGCCGGTACCCGAGCCGCACCAGCCCAGCATGGGCTGCTCGATCAAGTGGCGATCCTGA
- a CDS encoding CPBP family intramembrane glutamic endopeptidase, whose translation MPSRVVAPDRLLTGFGLTMIGGAPLWLLATERSELTTSADVEASPVTVAAVVVPLVAGMLLARLVPPRLPVLRPAVADARAALTRQVVGLGAVAVAFATLALPLGPGSVWYGPVKVVLLLGGAWWVLRTWPAAPPGGREHRRALPGRWYWLGPVPAVVGWAWLAYHSPLAGPSDLSGYRAYDPMVLLAAMLLTFLTASVLEEVFYRLLLQTRLEALLGRWPAITATALLYAAMHTHRVGTGPLADTVAVVLMFNGGLGLFLGYLWSRYRNVWAIVAVHGAVNSLTLLPLLVG comes from the coding sequence ATGCCGTCACGCGTCGTCGCACCGGACCGGCTGTTGACCGGGTTCGGCCTGACGATGATCGGCGGCGCACCGCTGTGGCTACTCGCCACCGAGCGTAGCGAATTGACGACCTCGGCGGACGTCGAGGCGTCCCCGGTGACGGTCGCCGCGGTGGTGGTGCCGTTGGTCGCCGGGATGCTGCTGGCCAGGCTGGTGCCGCCGCGACTGCCGGTGTTGCGCCCGGCGGTTGCCGACGCGCGGGCGGCCCTCACCCGGCAGGTGGTCGGCCTGGGCGCGGTCGCGGTGGCGTTCGCCACGCTGGCGTTGCCCCTCGGGCCGGGAAGCGTCTGGTACGGCCCGGTGAAGGTCGTACTGCTGCTCGGCGGCGCATGGTGGGTGCTGCGGACCTGGCCGGCAGCACCGCCCGGCGGTCGGGAGCATCGACGGGCGCTCCCGGGGCGCTGGTACTGGCTGGGCCCAGTGCCGGCGGTCGTCGGCTGGGCCTGGTTGGCGTACCACAGCCCGCTGGCCGGACCGTCCGACCTGTCCGGCTACCGGGCGTACGACCCGATGGTCCTGCTCGCGGCAATGCTGCTGACCTTCCTGACCGCGAGTGTGCTGGAGGAGGTCTTCTACCGGCTGCTGCTGCAGACGCGGTTGGAGGCGCTGCTCGGCCGCTGGCCGGCGATCACCGCGACCGCGCTGCTGTACGCGGCGATGCACACCCATCGGGTCGGCACCGGCCCGCTGGCCGACACGGTCGCGGTGGTGCTGATGTTCAATGGCGGTCTCGGCCTGTTCCTCGGCTACCTGTGGTCGAGGTACCGCAACGTGTGGGCGATCGTCGCCGTGCACGGTGCGGTCAATTCGCTCACTCTGCTGCCGCTGCTCGTCGGCTGA
- a CDS encoding FAD-dependent oxidoreductase, which translates to MKSMEVVALDTDTADCVVSGGGPAGMMLGLLLARAGVRVVVCEKHEDFLRDFRGDTVHPSTLRLLDELGLGDEFAALPQSRIHEVAFPTGDGRRIVIGDLRRLHTPHPYIAMVPQWDLLNLLARAASAEPTFTLRMGTEVTGLLHDGNRVAGVRYRTTDGATGEIRAALTVACDGRWSTLRRAAGLRPREFPVPIDVWWFRLPQRDTDDLSGLVPAAGHGAMVVVFPRESHLQVAYIARKGTDAELRSRGLAAFQRQVATVAPRLADRLDALTSMDDVKHLDVRVNRLRRWHRDGLLCIGDAAHAMSPVGGVGINLAVADAVAAATRLAGPLRRGRITPAELATVRARRALPTVVVQTLQQVMHRTVVRPILEGRRGGPPAPLLALMRRFPPASLLPAYLIGIGPRPEHAPGYAHRRVQPG; encoded by the coding sequence ATGAAATCGATGGAGGTGGTCGCGTTGGACACTGACACCGCCGACTGTGTGGTCTCCGGTGGTGGACCGGCCGGCATGATGCTCGGCCTGCTGCTGGCCCGAGCCGGGGTACGGGTCGTCGTCTGCGAGAAGCACGAGGACTTCCTGCGGGACTTCCGCGGCGACACCGTGCACCCGTCGACGTTGCGGCTGCTCGACGAGCTCGGCCTCGGCGACGAGTTCGCCGCCCTGCCACAGAGCCGGATCCACGAGGTCGCCTTTCCAACCGGCGACGGCCGGCGGATCGTCATCGGAGATCTACGCCGGTTGCACACCCCGCACCCGTACATCGCGATGGTGCCGCAGTGGGACCTGCTCAACCTGCTGGCCAGGGCGGCGTCGGCCGAGCCGACCTTCACCCTGCGGATGGGGACCGAGGTGACCGGCCTGCTGCACGACGGTAACCGGGTCGCCGGGGTGCGCTACCGGACCACGGACGGCGCGACCGGCGAGATCCGGGCCGCGCTGACCGTGGCCTGCGACGGACGCTGGTCGACCCTACGGCGGGCGGCCGGGCTGCGGCCCCGCGAGTTTCCGGTGCCGATCGACGTCTGGTGGTTCCGGCTGCCCCAGCGGGACACCGACGACCTGTCGGGCCTGGTACCGGCCGCCGGCCACGGCGCGATGGTCGTGGTGTTCCCCCGGGAGAGCCACCTGCAGGTCGCCTATATCGCCCGCAAGGGGACCGACGCCGAGCTGCGCAGCCGCGGGCTGGCGGCGTTCCAGCGTCAGGTGGCCACCGTCGCGCCCCGGCTCGCCGACCGGCTCGACGCGCTGACCAGCATGGACGACGTCAAACATCTGGACGTACGGGTGAACCGGCTACGCCGCTGGCACCGCGACGGCCTGCTCTGCATCGGTGACGCCGCCCACGCCATGAGCCCGGTGGGCGGGGTCGGGATCAACCTCGCCGTCGCCGACGCCGTCGCGGCGGCGACCCGGCTGGCCGGGCCGCTGCGCCGGGGCCGGATCACCCCGGCGGAGCTGGCCACGGTACGGGCCCGCCGGGCCCTGCCGACCGTCGTGGTGCAGACCCTGCAGCAGGTGATGCACCGCACCGTGGTGCGGCCGATCCTGGAGGGTCGACGGGGCGGCCCTCCGGCACCGCTGCTGGCCCTGATGCGCCGGTTCCCACCGGCGTCGCTACTGCCCGCCTACCTGATCGGCATCGGACCGCGTCCCGAGCACGCACCCGGGTACGCCCACCGGCGGGTTCAGCCCGGCTGA
- a CDS encoding glucosidase yields MVNSRRTYRDPERTRLAEADAGEQPWRAWGPYVSERAWGTVREDYSEHGTAWDYFPHDHARSRAYRWNEDGMAGVCDDRQTFCFGLALWNGEDPILKERMFGLGGDGGNHGEDAKDYWWYEDSTPTHSWMRWRYHYPQAAFPYDDLVAVNGMRGRDETEYELVDTGIFDDDRYWAVTVDYAKAGPTDMCIEITVANRGDTDARLHVLPSLWFRNTWGWGLPGRDQIPVLTGDGDRLVGHHWVLGQLVLQGDGDPTPLLCDNDSNAERLWGQPSRTPYPKDGINDHVVDGADTVNPELTGTKGALHYVLDVPAGGEDRIRLRLTLTAPPPGNNPPPRLNLGAGHAATLAARHAEADRYYDTVIPAAATDDERLVARRAFAGVLWGKQFYHFDVAQWLAGDPASPPPPDGRGHGRNAAWWHMNSFDVISMPDPWEYPWYAAWDLAFHCSTLARVDPQFAKDQLLLLLREWYMHPNGQIPAYEWAFADVNPPVHAWAALRVFDIDGRRDFEFLARIMHKLLLNFTWWVNRKDINGNNVFEGGFLGLDNVGPFDRSAALPVAGVLEQSDGTGWMATYALNMLDMALTLAVHDHTYTDIATKFLEHFAYIAAAAYDQGLWDEEDSFFYDQLRLPDGDTLPLKVRSVVGLLPLAATTTLHSGTLARLPELAARLRWFLTNKPEYADVIGARRLAGDGRQHRLLSMVGPEQIVRILAPMLDEEEFLSPYGLRTLSRRHLDEPFTVSLGGQDFTVGYEPAESASGLFGGNSNWRGPIWMPTNYLLVCALRDFATFFGDDLLIEYPTRSGSKRTLNAIADDLSHRLISLFLRDGYGRRPIYGAAETFQQHPDWRDLIAFPEYFHGDNGAGLGAWHQTGWTALVADLILTVRADRGAQPG; encoded by the coding sequence ATGGTCAACTCCAGGCGGACGTATCGTGATCCGGAGCGCACCCGATTGGCGGAAGCCGACGCGGGTGAGCAACCGTGGCGGGCATGGGGGCCCTACGTGTCAGAGCGGGCATGGGGAACGGTACGGGAGGACTACAGCGAGCACGGTACGGCGTGGGACTACTTTCCGCATGATCATGCCCGATCCCGGGCGTACCGCTGGAACGAGGATGGCATGGCCGGCGTCTGTGACGACCGGCAGACGTTCTGCTTCGGCCTGGCGCTGTGGAACGGCGAGGACCCGATCCTCAAGGAGCGTATGTTCGGCCTGGGTGGCGACGGCGGCAACCACGGCGAGGACGCGAAGGACTACTGGTGGTACGAGGATTCCACGCCCACCCACTCCTGGATGCGTTGGCGCTACCACTATCCGCAGGCCGCCTTTCCGTACGACGATCTCGTCGCGGTCAACGGTATGCGCGGCCGCGACGAGACCGAGTATGAACTGGTCGACACCGGCATCTTCGACGACGACCGGTACTGGGCGGTAACCGTCGACTACGCCAAGGCGGGGCCGACCGACATGTGCATCGAGATCACCGTGGCCAACCGGGGCGACACCGATGCCCGACTGCACGTCCTGCCCAGCCTGTGGTTCCGCAACACCTGGGGGTGGGGGCTGCCCGGCCGCGACCAGATCCCGGTGCTCACCGGCGACGGCGACCGCCTGGTCGGCCACCACTGGGTGCTCGGGCAGCTGGTGCTGCAGGGCGACGGCGACCCCACCCCGCTGCTGTGCGACAACGACAGCAACGCCGAGCGGCTCTGGGGCCAGCCGTCGCGTACCCCGTACCCGAAGGACGGCATCAACGACCACGTCGTCGACGGCGCCGACACGGTCAACCCGGAGCTGACCGGCACCAAGGGCGCACTGCACTACGTCCTCGACGTGCCGGCCGGCGGCGAGGACCGGATCCGGCTGCGGCTGACGTTGACCGCGCCGCCGCCGGGCAACAACCCGCCGCCCCGGCTCAACCTCGGTGCCGGGCACGCCGCGACGCTGGCCGCCCGGCACGCCGAGGCGGACCGCTACTACGACACCGTCATTCCGGCCGCCGCCACTGACGACGAACGTCTCGTCGCCCGCCGGGCATTCGCCGGTGTGCTCTGGGGCAAGCAGTTCTACCACTTCGACGTCGCCCAGTGGCTGGCCGGCGACCCGGCCAGCCCGCCGCCGCCGGACGGGCGCGGCCACGGCCGCAACGCCGCCTGGTGGCACATGAACAGCTTCGACGTCATCTCCATGCCGGACCCCTGGGAGTATCCCTGGTACGCCGCCTGGGATCTGGCGTTCCACTGCTCGACGCTGGCCCGGGTCGACCCGCAGTTCGCCAAGGACCAACTGCTGTTGCTGCTGCGCGAGTGGTACATGCACCCCAACGGGCAGATCCCGGCGTACGAGTGGGCTTTTGCCGACGTCAACCCACCGGTGCACGCCTGGGCGGCGCTGCGGGTGTTCGACATCGACGGCCGGCGCGACTTCGAGTTCCTCGCCCGGATCATGCACAAGCTGCTGCTCAACTTCACCTGGTGGGTCAACCGCAAGGACATCAACGGCAACAACGTCTTCGAGGGCGGCTTCCTCGGGCTGGACAACGTCGGGCCGTTCGACCGGTCCGCCGCGCTGCCGGTGGCCGGGGTGCTGGAGCAGTCCGACGGCACCGGCTGGATGGCGACGTACGCGCTGAACATGCTGGACATGGCGTTGACCCTGGCGGTGCACGACCACACCTACACCGACATCGCCACCAAGTTCCTGGAACACTTCGCCTACATCGCCGCCGCCGCGTACGACCAGGGGCTGTGGGACGAGGAGGACTCGTTCTTCTACGACCAGCTGCGGCTGCCCGACGGCGACACCCTGCCGCTGAAGGTACGGTCCGTGGTCGGCCTGCTGCCGCTGGCCGCCACCACCACGCTGCACTCCGGCACCCTGGCCCGGCTGCCGGAGCTGGCGGCCCGGCTGCGTTGGTTCCTGACCAACAAACCGGAGTACGCCGACGTGATCGGCGCCCGCCGGCTGGCCGGCGACGGCCGGCAGCACCGGCTGCTGTCGATGGTCGGCCCGGAGCAGATCGTGCGGATCCTCGCCCCGATGCTCGACGAGGAGGAGTTCCTCTCCCCGTACGGGCTGCGTACCCTGTCCCGGCGGCACCTCGACGAGCCGTTCACCGTCTCCCTCGGCGGACAGGACTTCACCGTCGGCTACGAGCCGGCCGAGTCGGCCAGCGGGCTGTTCGGCGGCAACTCCAACTGGCGGGGCCCGATCTGGATGCCCACCAACTACCTGCTGGTCTGCGCGTTGCGCGACTTCGCCACCTTCTTCGGCGACGACCTGCTGATCGAGTACCCGACCCGGTCCGGCTCCAAGCGCACCCTCAACGCGATCGCCGACGACCTGTCGCACCGGCTGATCTCGCTGTTCCTGCGCGACGGGTACGGCCGGCGGCCGATCTACGGCGCCGCCGAGACGTTCCAGCAGCACCCCGACTGGCGGGACCTGATCGCCTTCCCGGAGTACTTCCACGGCGACAACGGCGCCGGCCTGGGCGCCTGGCACCAGACCGGCTGGACGGCGCTGGTCGCCGACCTGATCCTGACGGTGCGGGCCGATCGGGGGGCTCAGCCGGGCTGA
- a CDS encoding amylo-alpha-1,6-glucosidase, with protein sequence MLDISFGPQVCGDLAAGASREWLVTDGRGGYAMGTVSGLRTRRYHGLLVVAGTTPAARRIGLVSLDPAVTLPSGAQVRLGVHEWSSGVVDPPGHTLLERFDLTDGVPRWRWRIGDVVIEREIAMTHGSPCVAVTHRLVSGGPVTLTLAAVTTWRDAHGERDGQAPPPRMDNVDGGTVVEGAFRLHGPDWVPAGTWWDGVYHREEATRGLRAEEDLWYAGSFTATLDGPGAVAEVTAWAEQLEQSPAPAAEIVAAARARNRAVVAAAKPADAVGATLALAADAFVVRTGTGPDVVAGYPWFGAWSRDTMTSYEGLFLATGRADEGRELLRGYAATLSEGMLANTADTGHVEYNTVDGTLWFLHAVDRHVTATSDIDLAAELLPALREVVAAHLRGTRFGIRVDEADGLLTGGTGGEALTWMDARVYGVPITSREGKPVEVNALWVNGLAAVSELAQLVDGDPGAAASLYPKAQESFRARYPAPSGWLYDVLDTPAQYPLGGDPHADDDALRPNQLLAWSLPYAPLEPDPAPLRAIGAALLTPLGLRSLAPDSAGYLGQHRGGPARRDGAYHQGTVWPWLIGPYVSAARRSGLDVSDVFLGLTAHLSEYGLGSVSETADGDPPHGATGCPFQAWSVAELLRVRQV encoded by the coding sequence TTGCTCGACATCAGCTTCGGCCCGCAGGTCTGCGGCGACCTGGCCGCCGGAGCCAGCCGGGAGTGGCTGGTCACCGACGGCCGGGGCGGCTACGCGATGGGCACGGTCAGTGGCCTGCGCACCCGGCGTTACCACGGCCTGCTGGTGGTCGCCGGCACCACCCCGGCGGCCCGGCGGATCGGACTGGTCAGCCTCGACCCGGCGGTCACCCTGCCGTCCGGCGCGCAGGTCCGCCTCGGCGTACACGAATGGTCGTCCGGCGTGGTCGACCCGCCCGGTCACACCCTGCTGGAGCGGTTCGACCTGACCGACGGGGTGCCGCGCTGGCGGTGGCGGATCGGCGACGTGGTGATCGAACGGGAGATCGCGATGACGCACGGCTCGCCGTGCGTGGCGGTCACCCACCGGCTGGTCAGCGGCGGACCGGTCACCCTCACCCTGGCTGCGGTGACCACCTGGCGGGACGCGCACGGCGAACGGGACGGGCAGGCTCCCCCGCCGAGGATGGACAACGTCGACGGCGGGACGGTGGTCGAGGGCGCGTTCCGGCTACACGGACCGGACTGGGTGCCGGCGGGAACCTGGTGGGACGGCGTGTACCACCGTGAGGAGGCGACGCGCGGGCTGCGGGCCGAGGAGGACCTGTGGTACGCGGGCAGCTTCACCGCCACCCTCGACGGTCCCGGCGCGGTGGCCGAGGTGACCGCGTGGGCGGAGCAGCTGGAGCAGTCCCCGGCACCAGCGGCCGAGATCGTCGCCGCCGCCCGGGCCCGGAACCGGGCGGTGGTGGCGGCCGCGAAACCCGCCGACGCCGTCGGTGCCACCCTGGCCCTGGCCGCCGACGCGTTCGTGGTGCGCACCGGCACCGGGCCGGACGTGGTGGCCGGCTACCCGTGGTTCGGGGCGTGGTCGCGGGACACGATGACCTCGTACGAGGGCCTGTTCCTGGCGACCGGGCGGGCCGACGAGGGACGTGAGCTGCTGCGCGGCTACGCGGCGACGCTGTCCGAGGGGATGCTGGCGAACACCGCCGACACCGGGCACGTGGAGTACAACACCGTCGACGGCACCCTGTGGTTTCTGCACGCGGTGGACCGGCACGTCACCGCGACCAGCGACATCGACCTGGCGGCCGAGCTGCTGCCGGCGCTGCGCGAGGTGGTCGCCGCGCACCTGCGCGGCACCCGGTTCGGCATCCGGGTCGACGAGGCCGACGGGCTGCTCACCGGCGGCACCGGCGGCGAGGCTCTGACCTGGATGGACGCCCGGGTGTACGGGGTGCCGATCACCTCCCGGGAAGGCAAGCCGGTCGAGGTGAACGCCCTGTGGGTCAACGGGCTGGCGGCGGTGAGCGAACTGGCGCAGCTGGTGGACGGCGACCCGGGGGCGGCGGCGAGCCTGTACCCGAAGGCGCAGGAGTCGTTCCGGGCCCGCTACCCGGCCCCGTCGGGCTGGCTCTACGACGTGCTGGACACCCCGGCGCAGTACCCGCTGGGCGGGGATCCGCACGCAGACGACGACGCGCTGCGCCCGAACCAGCTGCTCGCCTGGTCGCTGCCGTACGCCCCGTTGGAGCCGGACCCGGCACCGCTGCGGGCGATCGGCGCTGCGCTGCTGACCCCGCTGGGTCTGCGCAGCCTGGCGCCGGACTCAGCCGGCTACCTCGGGCAGCACCGGGGCGGTCCTGCCCGCCGTGACGGTGCCTACCACCAGGGCACGGTATGGCCGTGGCTGATCGGCCCGTACGTGTCGGCGGCCCGGCGGTCCGGTCTGGACGTCTCCGACGTGTTCCTCGGGCTGACCGCCCACCTGAGCGAGTACGGGCTCGGCTCGGTCAGCGAAACGGCCGACGGGGATCCGCCACACGGCGCCACCGGCTGCCCGTTCCAGGCGTGGTCGGTAGCCGAACTACTGCGGGTCCGACAAGTCTGA
- a CDS encoding glycosyltransferase family 4 protein, which produces MSPAADVIDIRAPRSQRILMLSWEYPPVVVGGLGRHVHALSVALANAGHEVTVVTRHATGAPLEEYADGVRIIRAAEDPPLFPLATPSLLAWTMAFNHTLTRAALRATQTAEYDVIHAHDWLVTHTAVTLKEHLDIPLVATIHATEAGRHQGWLPDEMNKSIHSIEHWLGHESCRVIACSGYMRWEVSHLLELPASRVDVIANGVNDRVWRSSTRAVAAARERYAADGPLIGFAGRLVYEKGVQHLIAALPWLRQRHPGLRVIVAGDGPYRGELQAQAARLGVADLIYFAGFMTESQLPAVLGATDATVVPSLYEPFGMVALEAAAAGAPLAVSATGGLAEIVEPGVTGTTFRPQDPHGLAQAVHTLLSDELFARRVARSARQLVTRRYGWATIAAQTAATYAAAVREAPGFNTRRAAAQLAGGAAKLVVPDGNLLAAVGGAVS; this is translated from the coding sequence ATGTCACCTGCCGCCGACGTGATCGACATCCGCGCACCACGATCGCAGCGGATTCTGATGCTGTCCTGGGAGTACCCACCTGTCGTGGTGGGCGGACTGGGCCGGCACGTGCACGCCCTCTCCGTCGCCCTGGCCAACGCCGGCCACGAGGTCACCGTCGTCACCCGCCACGCCACCGGCGCCCCCCTCGAGGAATACGCCGACGGCGTCCGCATCATCCGCGCCGCCGAGGACCCACCCCTGTTCCCCCTGGCCACCCCCAGCCTCCTCGCCTGGACCATGGCCTTCAACCACACCCTCACCCGCGCCGCACTCCGCGCCACCCAGACCGCCGAATACGACGTCATCCACGCCCACGACTGGCTCGTCACCCACACCGCCGTCACCCTCAAGGAACACCTCGACATCCCCCTCGTCGCCACCATCCACGCCACCGAGGCCGGCCGCCACCAGGGCTGGCTCCCCGACGAGATGAACAAGTCCATCCACTCCATCGAACACTGGCTCGGCCACGAGTCGTGCCGGGTGATCGCCTGCTCCGGCTACATGCGCTGGGAGGTCAGCCACTTGCTGGAGCTGCCGGCGTCGCGGGTGGACGTGATCGCCAACGGGGTGAACGACCGGGTGTGGCGCTCGTCGACGCGGGCGGTGGCGGCGGCCCGGGAGCGGTACGCCGCCGATGGGCCACTGATCGGTTTCGCCGGCCGGCTGGTCTACGAAAAGGGCGTCCAGCACCTGATCGCGGCGCTGCCCTGGCTGCGCCAGCGCCATCCCGGGCTGCGGGTGATCGTCGCCGGTGACGGGCCGTACCGGGGTGAGCTGCAGGCGCAGGCCGCGCGGCTCGGCGTCGCCGATCTGATCTATTTCGCCGGGTTCATGACCGAGTCGCAGCTGCCGGCGGTGCTGGGCGCCACCGACGCGACCGTGGTGCCGAGCCTCTACGAGCCGTTCGGCATGGTGGCGTTGGAGGCGGCGGCGGCCGGCGCGCCACTGGCGGTGTCGGCCACCGGCGGGCTCGCCGAGATCGTCGAACCCGGCGTGACCGGTACGACGTTCCGGCCGCAGGATCCGCACGGGCTGGCCCAGGCAGTGCACACGCTGCTCTCCGACGAGCTGTTCGCCCGGCGGGTGGCCCGGTCGGCCCGGCAACTGGTGACCCGGCGGTACGGCTGGGCGACGATCGCGGCGCAGACCGCCGCCACGTACGCCGCCGCGGTCCGCGAGGCGCCGGGCTTCAACACCCGGCGGGCGGCCGCTCAGCTGGCCGGCGGCGCGGCCAAACTCGTCGTGCCGGACGGCAACCTGCTCGCGGCGGTCGGAGGTGCCGTCTCGTAG
- a CDS encoding TIGR03089 family protein produces MDASALASAPGLGIYPGDPKTPLLTCYDDATGERTELSATALGAWAARTAAVLRDGCGLVTGDRAAILLPPHWQTAAVLLGAWSIGVSVSIRLAATAGLPVIEPGGDEALDAVFAARGRIDDWLEDVPGARHRFMLDIGARAAAGTPPPEGYRDFLAEACRYPGQPPAYGLVRPGDLASVDGISYAEWGSLALEIAAQQDVTAGDRVLVDGGQHEHPLFWLLAPLAVGASVVLCVNLDPDRLDPRVDSEGVTRVL; encoded by the coding sequence ATGGACGCCTCCGCCCTCGCCAGCGCGCCCGGCCTGGGCATCTACCCGGGCGACCCGAAAACGCCCCTGCTGACCTGCTATGACGACGCCACCGGCGAGCGGACCGAACTCTCCGCGACCGCCCTTGGTGCCTGGGCGGCCCGGACCGCGGCGGTGCTGCGCGACGGCTGCGGGCTGGTCACCGGCGACCGGGCGGCGATCCTCCTGCCGCCGCACTGGCAGACCGCCGCCGTTCTGCTGGGTGCCTGGTCGATCGGGGTGTCGGTGTCGATCCGGCTGGCCGCCACCGCCGGCCTGCCGGTGATCGAGCCGGGTGGCGACGAAGCGTTGGACGCGGTGTTCGCCGCCCGCGGCCGGATCGACGACTGGTTGGAGGACGTGCCCGGGGCGCGGCACCGGTTCATGCTCGACATCGGTGCCCGGGCCGCAGCGGGCACCCCGCCACCGGAGGGCTACCGGGACTTCCTCGCCGAGGCGTGCCGGTACCCCGGTCAGCCACCGGCGTACGGGCTGGTCCGGCCGGGTGATCTGGCCAGCGTGGACGGGATCAGCTACGCCGAGTGGGGTTCGCTGGCGCTGGAGATCGCCGCGCAGCAGGACGTCACCGCCGGCGACCGGGTGCTGGTCGACGGCGGCCAGCACGAACACCCGCTGTTCTGGCTGCTCGCGCCGCTCGCCGTCGGCGCGAGTGTGGTGCTCTGCGTCAACCTGGACCCGGACCGGCTCGACCCCAGGGTGGACAGCGAAGGCGTCACCCGGGTGCTCTGA